A part of Marinifilum sp. JC120 genomic DNA contains:
- a CDS encoding NAD(P)H-hydrate dehydratase: protein MLSPLPTPSEISNWDKITINEIGIKGEILMENAGREAVFALLKGYGDVYGKKILIIAGSGNNGGDGFVMGRMLADMGAEVLILHTAPKSKYKGDAAYMLKIAARLGVNMKFFRATEKVILPEADIIIDGLLGTGFSGELRPFAHAIVDAINAAQNSFIFAVDIPSGLNGLTGIPQPVAVRAHMTVTFEEAKIGLALPQADEYTGILVVTHIGIPEEVKYKHPATHQLISDNVLNFLPSPSPDMHKGSSGHVLLVGASKGLTGALHLAGISALRAGAGLVTMACPDGLASEVKAGKPELMTKGLGSGDQWNDQMIAELLPELDKYDALVIGPGLGRDKGALDLVEAVIKNGHPPAVYDADALYALAERPELLESIAENSILTPHPGEMARLINSTIPEVEADRINTARDFATACKTLLVLKGAGTVIGCPDGQVMISPLSAPNLAAAGSGDILAGMGGALLAKGIPAMQSACIGVYWHGLAGQYLTEKFPYRGNIATEIADVLPQVLKEELC, encoded by the coding sequence ATGCTTTCACCGCTTCCTACCCCGTCTGAAATTTCTAATTGGGACAAAATCACCATCAATGAAATCGGCATCAAGGGCGAGATCTTGATGGAAAACGCCGGACGCGAGGCTGTTTTCGCCCTGCTTAAAGGCTATGGCGATGTTTACGGCAAAAAGATCCTGATCATCGCCGGATCAGGCAATAATGGCGGCGACGGCTTTGTCATGGGCCGCATGCTGGCAGATATGGGTGCGGAAGTTCTGATCCTGCATACAGCTCCCAAGAGCAAGTATAAAGGTGATGCGGCTTACATGCTGAAGATTGCCGCACGGTTGGGCGTGAACATGAAATTTTTCCGGGCCACGGAAAAAGTAATCCTGCCGGAAGCTGATATCATTATTGATGGGCTGCTCGGTACCGGATTTTCCGGGGAACTGCGGCCTTTTGCCCATGCAATCGTGGACGCAATCAATGCGGCGCAAAACAGCTTTATTTTTGCGGTGGATATTCCTTCCGGCCTGAACGGACTGACCGGCATTCCTCAACCTGTTGCTGTCCGGGCGCATATGACCGTAACTTTTGAGGAAGCCAAAATCGGCCTTGCCTTACCGCAGGCGGATGAATACACTGGCATATTAGTGGTCACTCACATCGGCATTCCAGAAGAGGTTAAATACAAGCATCCAGCCACGCACCAGCTGATCAGCGATAACGTGCTTAATTTTCTTCCCTCACCCTCACCGGACATGCATAAGGGAAGTTCCGGCCATGTATTGTTGGTGGGAGCCTCCAAAGGACTGACCGGAGCGTTGCATCTAGCGGGTATCTCCGCTCTACGTGCCGGTGCCGGATTGGTAACCATGGCCTGCCCGGACGGACTTGCTTCCGAGGTGAAGGCCGGCAAGCCTGAATTGATGACTAAAGGGCTTGGTTCCGGCGATCAGTGGAATGATCAGATGATCGCGGAACTGCTCCCGGAACTTGATAAATATGACGCATTGGTCATTGGTCCGGGTCTTGGACGCGATAAAGGCGCGCTCGATCTGGTGGAAGCGGTGATCAAAAACGGGCATCCTCCGGCTGTATATGATGCTGACGCTCTTTACGCTTTGGCTGAACGCCCTGAGTTGCTGGAATCAATCGCTGAAAATTCCATTCTAACTCCGCATCCCGGAGAAATGGCCCGGCTGATTAACAGCACCATTCCCGAAGTGGAAGCGGACCGCATCAACACAGCCCGCGACTTCGCAACGGCATGCAAAACCCTGCTGGTTCTCAAAGGAGCAGGTACCGTAATCGGCTGCCCGGATGGACAAGTTATGATCTCTCCCCTTTCCGCACCGAACCTTGCAGCAGCAGGGTCCGGGGACATTCTCGCCGGTATGGGAGGTGCTTTGCTGGCAAAAGGAATTCCTGCTATGCAAAGCGCGTGTATCGGGGTATACTGGCATGGACTGGCAGGACAGTATCTGACTGAAAAATTTCCGTATCGAGGCAACATCGCAACTGAAATAGCTGACGTGCTCCCCCAAGTGCTCAAGGAGGAATTATGCTGA
- a CDS encoding holo-[acyl-carrier-protein] synthase produces the protein MIIGLGIDITELDRIKRSLDKYGQRFTEKILTPKELELLPAKNPVPYVAARFAAKEAAVKALGTGFAEGITFHTIEITRMESGAPQLNFLGKALERSQAMGVQGIHISITHGRDTAAAVVVLEK, from the coding sequence ATGATCATCGGACTTGGAATTGATATAACTGAACTTGACCGCATAAAGCGTTCGCTGGATAAATACGGCCAACGCTTTACGGAAAAGATCCTTACCCCAAAAGAGCTGGAACTGCTTCCGGCAAAGAATCCAGTGCCCTACGTTGCCGCTCGATTCGCAGCAAAGGAAGCAGCAGTCAAAGCCCTTGGGACCGGATTCGCCGAGGGCATAACTTTCCATACAATTGAGATAACCCGTATGGAGTCCGGTGCACCGCAGCTTAATTTTCTAGGAAAAGCCCTTGAACGTAGCCAAGCCATGGGTGTTCAAGGAATTCATATTTCCATTACTCATGGCAGAGACACCGCAGCCGCCGTGGTAGTTTTAGAAAAATAA
- a CDS encoding pyridoxine 5'-phosphate synthase translates to MPFLCVNVDHVATIRQARHGIEPDPVTAAAMCELAGAVGIIMHLREDRRHVQDRDIDMISRTIQTDFHFEMAATAEMQQIALRIDPATVCLVPEKREELTTEGGLNCIGQEKRLTEYLAPLHEKGIGSSLFIDADPDQIKAAKAIGAEYVEIHTGHFADAPTRAEQKAELARIIDGIKMSQDLGLKVNLGHGLNYVNILDFADVPGIIEYSIGHSIMSRAIYVGIDRAVRDMVEIIRTFAD, encoded by the coding sequence ATGCCCTTCTTATGCGTCAATGTTGACCATGTTGCCACTATCAGGCAGGCCCGCCATGGAATCGAACCTGACCCCGTCACCGCTGCCGCTATGTGCGAACTGGCCGGTGCAGTCGGTATCATCATGCACCTGCGTGAAGACCGCCGTCACGTTCAGGACCGCGATATCGATATGATTAGCAGGACCATTCAGACTGACTTTCATTTTGAAATGGCCGCCACTGCGGAAATGCAGCAAATTGCCCTGCGCATCGATCCTGCTACCGTCTGCCTTGTACCTGAAAAACGCGAAGAGCTGACCACTGAAGGCGGTCTCAACTGCATCGGTCAGGAAAAACGTCTCACAGAATATCTTGCCCCACTACATGAAAAAGGAATCGGCTCCAGCTTGTTCATCGATGCCGACCCCGACCAAATCAAAGCAGCCAAGGCCATCGGTGCAGAGTATGTTGAAATCCACACCGGACATTTTGCAGATGCCCCTACACGCGCCGAACAGAAAGCCGAACTTGCTCGTATCATTGACGGCATCAAGATGTCTCAGGATCTCGGACTCAAAGTTAATCTCGGCCACGGACTGAACTATGTGAATATCCTCGATTTCGCAGACGTTCCCGGCATCATCGAGTATTCCATCGGCCATTCCATCATGTCCCGCGCCATTTACGTGGGCATTGATCGCGCAGTCCGCGATATGGTTGAAATAATTAGAACCTTTGCTGATTAA
- a CDS encoding UDP-glucose/GDP-mannose dehydrogenase family protein — MNICIVGTGYVGLVSAACFAEMGNHVWCVDVNPDVVETLKQGQVHIFEPGLDVLVKRNYEDKRLFFTTDLKEGLEKAKFVFICVGTPCGSDGSCDLSYVETVASQIGQNMTEPKIVVDKSTVPVGTADKVRATIKEELDKRGLDIDFDVASNPEFLKEGDAVSDFMKPDRVVVGTENEETRKEFETLYAPYARSREKLIFMGTRSAEMTKYAANCMLATKISFINEMAGICERVGANVREVRLGIGSDHRIGYYFIYPGVGYGGSCFPKDVKALINTAKEVGAQPELIEAVDAVNNRQKKMLSSKILDYFEAQGGVKGKTLALWGLAFKANTDDMRESSALSIISELTAAGMKIKAFDPVAYKKAEEILRDNDLVEIVHNQYEVLEGADALAVVTDWNQFRNPDFDKVKDSLQAPLVFDGRNLYDPAYLGSCGFAYFSVGRRPVGAEG; from the coding sequence ATGAACATTTGTATTGTAGGGACCGGATATGTGGGTCTGGTCAGCGCAGCATGTTTTGCTGAAATGGGTAACCACGTCTGGTGCGTGGATGTTAATCCTGATGTTGTTGAAACCCTCAAGCAGGGCCAGGTTCATATTTTCGAGCCCGGTCTTGATGTCCTTGTTAAGCGTAACTATGAAGATAAAAGACTTTTCTTTACCACCGATCTTAAAGAGGGACTTGAAAAAGCCAAGTTCGTTTTCATCTGCGTAGGGACTCCCTGCGGTTCCGATGGCAGTTGTGACTTGAGCTACGTGGAAACTGTTGCCAGCCAGATTGGTCAGAATATGACCGAGCCTAAGATCGTGGTCGACAAATCTACAGTTCCGGTGGGAACCGCTGACAAAGTCCGTGCTACCATTAAAGAAGAACTTGATAAACGCGGTCTGGATATTGATTTTGATGTTGCTTCCAATCCTGAATTTCTTAAGGAAGGGGATGCTGTAAGCGATTTCATGAAGCCTGACCGGGTTGTTGTGGGTACTGAAAATGAAGAAACCCGCAAAGAGTTTGAAACTCTGTACGCACCTTACGCCCGCAGCCGTGAAAAACTTATTTTCATGGGCACCAGAAGTGCTGAGATGACCAAATATGCGGCTAACTGCATGCTGGCCACTAAAATTTCTTTTATTAACGAAATGGCCGGAATCTGCGAAAGGGTCGGCGCAAACGTACGTGAAGTACGTCTCGGTATCGGCTCTGACCATCGCATTGGCTACTACTTCATTTATCCCGGTGTAGGATACGGCGGATCATGCTTTCCTAAAGATGTGAAAGCCCTGATCAACACAGCCAAGGAAGTAGGCGCACAGCCTGAGCTTATTGAGGCTGTTGATGCCGTCAACAATCGTCAGAAAAAAATGCTTTCCTCAAAAATTCTGGATTACTTTGAAGCTCAAGGTGGAGTAAAAGGTAAAACCCTTGCATTGTGGGGGCTTGCATTCAAAGCTAACACCGATGATATGCGTGAATCTTCCGCTCTTTCCATCATTTCAGAGCTTACTGCCGCTGGTATGAAAATCAAAGCTTTTGATCCTGTTGCATACAAAAAAGCGGAAGAAATTCTGCGTGATAATGATCTGGTGGAGATTGTCCACAACCAGTATGAAGTGCTCGAAGGCGCGGATGCCCTTGCGGTTGTAACTGACTGGAACCAGTTCAGGAACCCGGATTTCGACAAGGTTAAAGATTCCCTTCAGGCTCCGTTGGTTTTTGACGGCAGAAACCTTTATGATCCTGCATATCTGGGAAGCTGCGGCTTCGCTTACTTCAGCGTCGGTCGCCGTCCGGTAGGTGCTGAAGGTTAG